Proteins co-encoded in one Thermochromatium tepidum ATCC 43061 genomic window:
- the rimO gene encoding 30S ribosomal protein S12 methylthiotransferase RimO has protein sequence MPAHRHGTLPRIGFVSLGCPKATVDSERILTRLRAEGYLLQPTHAEADLVIVNTCGFIDAAIDESLEAIAEALDENGRVIVTGCLGARAELVRARHPEVLAITGPQALEEVMAAVHAHLPAPHAPFTSLIPPPGVRLTPRHYAYLKISEGCNHGCRFCIIPSLRGPLVSRPIGEVLEEAGRLVESGVRELLVVAQDTGAYGLDLGHRPGFWGGRPLRTHITDLARALGELPAWIRLHYVYPYPHVDTLIPLMAEGVILPYLDLPLQHGSESVLRAMRRPAATEKMLDRLARWRAECPELVLRSTFIVGFPGETQDDFEQLLDFLRAARLDRVGCFPYSPVAGAAANELPNPVPEAVKQERLERLMAVQAEISREKLAARIGQRLTVLVDTVEEDALIARSYGDAPEIDGEVIIEGAWEIDPGDFIEVVVTEASEHDLWAQPVDPDD, from the coding sequence ATGCCCGCTCATCGCCACGGAACGCTCCCGCGTATTGGTTTCGTCAGTCTCGGCTGCCCCAAGGCCACGGTCGACTCCGAGCGCATCCTCACCCGGCTGCGCGCCGAGGGTTATCTCCTTCAGCCGACCCATGCCGAGGCCGATCTGGTCATCGTCAACACCTGTGGCTTCATCGACGCGGCGATCGATGAGTCACTGGAGGCCATCGCCGAGGCGCTCGATGAGAACGGGCGGGTGATCGTCACCGGCTGTCTCGGGGCACGTGCGGAGCTGGTGCGCGCGCGTCATCCCGAGGTGCTCGCCATCACCGGCCCCCAGGCGTTGGAAGAGGTGATGGCCGCTGTGCACGCACATCTGCCCGCCCCACACGCCCCCTTCACCAGTCTCATCCCGCCCCCGGGCGTGCGTCTGACGCCGAGACACTATGCCTATCTGAAGATCTCAGAGGGCTGCAACCATGGCTGTCGCTTTTGCATCATCCCCAGTCTGCGCGGACCCTTGGTCAGCCGCCCGATCGGTGAGGTCCTGGAGGAGGCCGGGCGTCTGGTCGAATCCGGGGTCCGCGAACTACTCGTGGTCGCGCAGGACACCGGCGCCTACGGGCTGGACCTGGGCCATCGGCCCGGGTTCTGGGGCGGGCGTCCACTGCGCACCCATATCACCGATCTGGCGCGGGCCCTGGGCGAGCTGCCGGCCTGGATCCGGTTGCACTATGTCTATCCCTATCCGCACGTCGATACGCTCATCCCGCTGATGGCCGAGGGGGTGATCCTGCCCTATCTGGACCTGCCGCTCCAGCATGGCAGTGAGTCGGTATTGCGTGCGATGCGCCGTCCGGCGGCCACCGAGAAGATGCTGGACCGTCTGGCGCGCTGGCGTGCCGAATGTCCCGAGCTGGTGCTGCGCAGCACCTTCATCGTCGGCTTTCCGGGCGAGACCCAGGACGACTTCGAGCAGTTGTTGGACTTCCTGCGCGCGGCGCGGCTCGACCGGGTCGGTTGTTTTCCCTATTCACCCGTCGCGGGCGCAGCGGCCAACGAGCTGCCGAATCCGGTGCCCGAGGCCGTCAAGCAGGAACGGCTGGAGCGCCTCATGGCGGTCCAGGCCGAGATCAGCCGCGAGAAACTGGCTGCGCGCATCGGTCAGCGGCTCACTGTGCTGGTCGACACGGTGGAAGAGGACGCACTCATTGCCCGCAGTTATGGCGACGCCCCCGAGATCGACGGCGAGGTCATCATCGAGGGCGCCTGGGAGATCGATCCGGGCGACTTCATCGAGGTCGTGGTCACCGAAGCCAGCGAACACGACCTCTGGGCCCAGCCGGTCGATCCGGATGACTGA
- a CDS encoding YgaP family membrane protein yields the protein MSIERIVLAVAGGFILISLLLAHFVSPYWLWFTAFVGANLFQSAFTGFCPLALILKRLGKQSGPAF from the coding sequence ATGTCGATCGAACGCATCGTTTTGGCCGTCGCCGGCGGTTTCATCCTCATCTCCTTGCTCCTGGCCCATTTCGTCAGCCCCTACTGGCTGTGGTTCACCGCCTTCGTCGGCGCCAATCTATTCCAGTCGGCCTTCACCGGTTTCTGTCCGCTGGCCCTGATCCTCAAAAGGCTCGGCAAGCAGAGCGGGCCGGCATTCTGA
- a CDS encoding AAA family ATPase, translated as MSQDDLSVLIDALRHSRAYPHAVDGVEHIETHISHVLLAGDYAYKFKKPLDLGFLDFSTLERRRFYCEEELRLNRRLAPELYLDVVTVNGTLEAPRIAGTGPVLEYGVRMRRFPQSALLDRQPVTPELMTRLAEHIADFHASLPPAAPDTGFGTPVRVLAPMLENLTQIRVRLEDPEVLARLDVLETWIRARFETLKPVIERRRVEGFVRECHGDMHRGNIALVEDRILIFDAIEFNPSLRWIDTASEIAFLIMDLEQEGAYGAARRFLNRYLELSGDYGALAMLDFYKVYRALVRAKVLMIRSRQDDLRPEEAAAIRDDFARYLELALSYTQRRRCHLLIACGLPGSGKSRLSYRLREALPLIHLRSDVERKRLFGLGELARTASSIDQGIYFPRATEWTYDRLHRLADGILASGYDVLVDATFLARHRREHFAALARRHRAGFAILALEAPLEVLRERVVRRLARGRDVSEADLSVLEHQYASRQPLSEQEHSRALVIDTSRDNAFSEILDRLHALLAAEPNSAQDAHVGSLPDESSLAP; from the coding sequence ATGAGTCAAGACGATCTGTCGGTTTTGATCGATGCACTGAGGCACTCTCGGGCCTATCCGCACGCAGTCGATGGCGTCGAGCATATCGAGACCCATATCTCGCATGTGCTGCTGGCCGGGGACTATGCCTACAAGTTCAAGAAGCCGCTCGATCTCGGCTTTTTGGATTTCTCGACCCTGGAGCGGCGCCGCTTCTATTGCGAGGAAGAGCTGCGGCTCAACCGCCGTCTGGCGCCGGAGCTCTATCTGGATGTGGTCACGGTCAATGGCACGCTCGAGGCGCCGCGCATCGCCGGCACTGGGCCTGTCTTGGAATATGGCGTGCGGATGCGCCGCTTTCCCCAGTCGGCCCTGCTCGACCGCCAGCCGGTGACGCCCGAGCTCATGACCCGCCTGGCCGAGCATATCGCCGACTTCCATGCCAGTCTTCCCCCGGCAGCGCCGGACACTGGTTTTGGTACGCCGGTGCGGGTGCTTGCCCCCATGTTGGAGAATCTGACCCAGATCCGCGTCCGGCTCGAAGATCCCGAGGTACTGGCGCGTCTGGATGTGCTGGAGACCTGGATTCGCGCCCGCTTCGAGACGCTGAAACCCGTGATCGAGCGGCGCCGGGTCGAGGGCTTCGTGCGCGAGTGTCATGGCGACATGCATCGCGGCAACATCGCCCTGGTTGAGGATCGGATCCTGATCTTTGACGCCATCGAGTTCAACCCCAGTCTGCGCTGGATCGATACCGCCAGTGAGATCGCCTTTCTCATCATGGACCTGGAGCAGGAGGGCGCATATGGCGCCGCCCGGCGTTTCCTTAACCGCTATCTGGAGCTTAGCGGCGACTATGGCGCCCTCGCCATGCTCGATTTCTACAAGGTCTATCGCGCCCTGGTGCGGGCCAAGGTGCTCATGATCCGGTCGCGGCAGGATGACCTGCGGCCTGAAGAGGCCGCCGCCATTCGTGACGACTTCGCGCGCTATCTGGAACTGGCCCTGTCCTATACCCAGAGGCGCCGTTGCCATCTGCTCATCGCCTGCGGGCTACCGGGGTCGGGCAAGAGTCGGCTCTCCTACCGTCTGCGCGAGGCGTTGCCGCTGATCCATCTGCGTTCGGACGTGGAGCGCAAGCGTCTGTTTGGACTGGGTGAGCTGGCGCGCACCGCCAGCAGCATCGATCAGGGCATCTATTTCCCGCGTGCGACCGAATGGACTTACGATCGTCTGCATCGTCTGGCCGATGGGATCCTGGCCAGCGGCTATGATGTGCTGGTCGATGCCACCTTCCTTGCCCGCCACCGGCGCGAACACTTTGCCGCCTTGGCCCGCCGGCATCGGGCCGGATTTGCGATCCTGGCCCTGGAGGCCCCGCTGGAGGTCCTGCGCGAACGGGTGGTGAGACGCCTCGCGCGGGGTAGAGACGTCTCCGAGGCCGATCTCTCGGTGCTGGAGCATCAGTATGCGAGCCGTCAGCCGTTGAGTGAGCAGGAACACAGCCGTGCGCTCGTCATCGATACCAGTCGCGATAACGCTTTCTCCGAGATCCTCGACCGTTTGCATGCACTGCTCGCCGCCGAGCCGAATTCGGCTCAGGACGCTCATGTCGGCTCACTGCCGGACGAATCCAGCCTGGCGCCCTAG
- a CDS encoding EAL and HDOD domain-containing protein: MSDIFLGLQPIFDRDQRIVAYELLFRSLLGGFENDPIDPETATSQVILNAFSDIGVERLGYDKLLFLNLTEGLLTSDLIETLPPERVVLEILETVRITPRLVESARRLVEQGFTLALDDFVYTPEWRPLVEIAGIIKFDVLGADRAAINAKLATLPPGHRPRLLAEKIETRQQFQDCLDLGFELFQGYYLAHPEIITGRRPPANRLHSLRLLARLQDDDIDLHEIEQIVSQDVALSYRLLRFIGNAAICQGRPVQTLKQAIALVGLRTIRQWATLLGLGELEAVNPYSLTRALTYARFCQLVGEHHFQSERDALFTVGLFANLDEILLIPLEEALQYLPLAERLKRAILGHEGLLGQVLSWAKRFEEGDRGHWVSQEGVSSESLIRYLLEAFAWAREVQRQIEGG; this comes from the coding sequence ATGTCGGATATCTTTCTCGGCCTACAACCGATTTTCGACCGGGATCAGCGGATCGTCGCCTATGAGCTCCTGTTTCGTAGTCTACTCGGTGGATTCGAGAACGATCCGATCGATCCAGAGACTGCGACCTCGCAGGTGATCCTCAACGCCTTTTCTGACATCGGTGTCGAGCGCCTTGGATACGACAAGCTGCTGTTTTTGAATCTGACCGAGGGCCTGCTGACGAGCGATCTCATCGAGACCCTGCCACCGGAGCGGGTGGTGCTGGAGATCCTGGAGACGGTGCGCATCACCCCTCGTCTGGTCGAATCGGCCCGGCGTCTGGTCGAGCAGGGCTTTACCCTGGCCCTGGATGACTTCGTCTATACCCCCGAGTGGAGGCCCTTGGTCGAGATCGCAGGGATCATCAAGTTCGATGTGCTCGGCGCCGATCGCGCCGCGATCAACGCCAAGCTCGCCACGCTCCCGCCTGGTCATCGCCCGCGTCTGCTCGCCGAGAAGATCGAGACTCGGCAACAGTTTCAAGACTGTCTCGATCTAGGCTTCGAGCTCTTTCAGGGCTATTACCTGGCCCATCCCGAGATCATCACCGGCAGACGTCCACCGGCCAACCGGCTTCATTCATTGCGTCTACTGGCGCGCCTGCAAGACGATGACATCGATCTGCACGAGATCGAGCAGATCGTCAGCCAGGATGTCGCACTGAGCTATCGCTTGCTGCGTTTCATCGGGAATGCCGCGATCTGCCAGGGACGCCCGGTCCAGACCCTCAAGCAGGCCATCGCGCTCGTCGGTCTACGTACCATCCGTCAATGGGCAACCCTGCTCGGGCTGGGTGAGCTCGAGGCGGTCAATCCCTATAGCCTCACCCGCGCCCTGACCTATGCTCGATTCTGTCAGCTGGTCGGCGAGCATCACTTCCAGTCCGAGCGAGACGCCCTCTTCACCGTGGGGCTCTTCGCCAATCTCGACGAGATCCTACTCATCCCACTCGAGGAAGCGCTCCAGTATCTACCGCTCGCGGAGCGACTCAAGCGGGCCATCCTCGGGCACGAGGGTCTGCTCGGCCAGGTGCTGTCCTGGGCCAAGCGGTTTGAGGAGGGTGATCGCGGTCACTGGGTGTCCCAAGAAGGGGTGAGCTCCGAGAGTCTCATCCGGTATTTGCTCGAGGCCTTCGCCTGGGCGCGCGAGGTTCAGCGCCAGATCGAGGGGGGATGA